From a region of the Posidoniimonas polymericola genome:
- a CDS encoding GspE/PulE family protein yields MNVGDFLIEKGLISQEQLSEAKGIAKNKGEKVQDVLVELGYVSAEQVMQALADMNHYEFFDLRDVPIPPSVVELVPESVARENYIIPLAEEDDALKVLISDPNDIETIDKLQFILNRKINIALATKESIIEAINRNYGQGMDESADSMLQEFTDTAIDFTETETESDDDDEDVDEASAPIVRLVQLMIAEAVQLRASDIHVEPFEDRVRIRYRIDGVLVERDSPPRRLLGALLSRIKILAKMDIAERRRTQDGRIKITAGGKELDLRVSMLPTNHGQSCVMRLLDKDNIKIGVRQLGLSEKDFATFRNLIRRPNGILLVTGPTGSGKTTTLYASLNELNRPDRKIITAEDPVEYYLPGVNQVEVKHNIGLDFALIIRAMLRQAPNVILVGEMRDYETASMGIQASLTGHLVFSTLHTNDAPGAVTRMVDMGVPAYLVAGSVIGIMAQRLVRVVCSKCKQPYTPTENELAAAGITPEMAADATFMKGRGCNHCGGGGYRGRLGVYELMVMTGPIRELAFKGASTQEIKRTAIKNGMTTLYDDAIQKVLAGITTIEEVFRVAKKD; encoded by the coding sequence ATGAACGTCGGTGACTTCCTAATTGAGAAGGGCCTGATCAGCCAGGAGCAGCTCTCCGAAGCCAAGGGGATCGCCAAGAACAAGGGCGAAAAGGTCCAGGACGTGCTGGTCGAGCTCGGCTACGTCTCGGCCGAGCAGGTCATGCAGGCCTTGGCCGACATGAACCACTACGAGTTCTTCGACCTCCGCGACGTGCCGATCCCGCCGTCGGTGGTGGAGCTCGTGCCCGAGTCGGTCGCCCGGGAGAACTACATCATCCCGCTGGCCGAAGAGGATGACGCGCTGAAGGTCTTGATCAGCGACCCCAACGACATTGAGACCATCGACAAGCTGCAGTTCATCCTCAACCGGAAGATCAACATCGCTCTCGCCACGAAAGAGAGCATCATTGAGGCGATCAACCGCAACTACGGCCAGGGGATGGACGAGTCCGCCGACTCGATGCTGCAGGAATTCACCGACACCGCCATCGACTTCACGGAGACTGAAACCGAGTCCGACGACGACGACGAGGACGTCGACGAGGCGAGCGCGCCGATCGTCCGCTTGGTGCAGCTGATGATCGCCGAGGCGGTCCAGTTGCGGGCGTCCGACATCCATGTCGAGCCGTTCGAGGACCGGGTGCGGATCCGCTACCGGATCGACGGGGTGCTGGTCGAGCGTGACAGCCCGCCTCGGCGGCTGCTGGGCGCCCTGCTGTCCCGCATCAAGATCCTGGCCAAGATGGACATCGCCGAGCGGCGCCGCACCCAGGACGGCCGCATCAAGATCACCGCTGGTGGCAAGGAGCTCGACCTCCGCGTCAGCATGCTGCCGACCAACCACGGCCAGTCGTGCGTCATGCGGCTGCTCGACAAGGACAACATCAAGATCGGCGTGCGGCAGCTGGGCCTCTCCGAGAAGGACTTTGCGACATTCCGCAATTTGATCCGCCGGCCCAACGGCATCCTGCTGGTGACCGGCCCGACCGGGTCCGGCAAGACCACGACCCTGTACGCGTCGCTCAACGAGCTCAACCGGCCCGACCGCAAGATCATCACCGCCGAGGACCCGGTCGAGTACTACCTGCCTGGGGTCAACCAGGTCGAGGTGAAGCACAACATCGGACTCGACTTCGCGTTGATCATCCGGGCGATGCTCCGTCAGGCTCCGAACGTCATCCTGGTGGGTGAGATGCGGGATTACGAGACTGCATCGATGGGTATCCAGGCCTCTTTAACTGGACACTTGGTATTCAGTACGCTGCACACCAACGATGCGCCCGGCGCCGTGACACGAATGGTCGACATGGGTGTCCCCGCCTACCTAGTGGCCGGTAGCGTCATTGGAATTATGGCCCAGCGTTTGGTGCGTGTTGTGTGTTCAAAATGTAAACAACCGTACACCCCTACGGAAAACGAATTGGCGGCCGCCGGCATCACCCCTGAGATGGCCGCGGACGCCACCTTCATGAAGGGCCGTGGCTGCAACCACTGCGGCGGCGGCGGCTACCGGGGACGTCTAGGCGTCTACGAATTGATGGTGATGACCGGGCCGATCCGCGAGCTGGCGTTCAAGGGCGCCTCGACGCAGGAGATCAAGCGGACCGCGATAAAGAATGGCATGACAACGCTTTACGACGACGCGATTCAGAAGGTCCTGGCTGGCATCACGACCATCGAAGAGGTTTTCCGCGTCGCCAAGAAGGACTGA
- a CDS encoding type IV pilus twitching motility protein PilT has protein sequence MGTILIDKLLSAVVKQGASDLHITVGQPPVLRISGRMQKLKTKVLEPSDTMALMKSITPDRCQQEFQETGSTDFGFAFGDEARFRVSVFRQRGMCAMVLRQIPVDLWTMDQLGVPEIFKKLVLRPRGLILVTGPTGSGKSTSLAAMVDYINDTVDHHIITIEDPIEFQHNHKKSTINQREVGTDVTSFAEAIRRALRQDPDVILVGEMRDLETIEAAITAAETGHIVFGTLHTSSAAGTINRIIDIFPTNQQEQIRTQLASSIIGIMCQQLLKKEGGGRVAAHEVLVVTPGIGNLIRENKIFRITSSIQTGAKHGMKLLDDHIFKLWADGVVSQENAIAKCNSPDELLKRMASAERGMFDDPDAEPEQD, from the coding sequence ATGGGCACGATCCTCATCGATAAGCTGCTCTCTGCTGTCGTCAAGCAGGGGGCGAGCGACCTGCACATCACGGTGGGCCAACCACCGGTGCTGCGTATTAGTGGTCGCATGCAGAAGCTCAAGACCAAGGTCTTGGAGCCGAGCGACACCATGGCACTGATGAAGAGCATCACGCCGGACCGCTGCCAGCAGGAGTTCCAGGAGACCGGCAGCACCGACTTCGGCTTCGCGTTCGGCGACGAGGCGCGGTTCCGCGTCTCGGTTTTCCGCCAGCGTGGCATGTGCGCGATGGTGCTGCGGCAGATCCCGGTCGACCTGTGGACAATGGACCAGCTGGGCGTGCCGGAGATCTTCAAGAAGCTCGTGCTGCGTCCGCGTGGCTTGATCCTTGTGACCGGCCCGACCGGTTCGGGTAAGTCGACCTCGCTGGCGGCGATGGTCGACTACATCAACGACACGGTCGACCACCACATCATCACGATCGAAGACCCGATCGAGTTCCAGCACAACCACAAGAAGTCGACGATCAACCAGCGCGAGGTCGGCACGGACGTGACGTCGTTCGCCGAGGCGATCCGCCGCGCCCTGCGTCAGGACCCGGACGTGATCCTGGTCGGCGAGATGCGTGACCTCGAGACGATTGAAGCCGCCATCACGGCGGCGGAAACCGGCCACATCGTGTTCGGCACGCTGCACACCTCCAGCGCGGCGGGCACCATCAACCGCATCATCGACATCTTCCCGACCAACCAGCAGGAGCAGATCCGCACCCAGCTGGCGTCTTCGATCATCGGCATCATGTGTCAGCAGCTGCTCAAGAAGGAGGGCGGCGGCCGCGTCGCGGCCCACGAGGTGCTGGTCGTGACGCCGGGCATCGGCAACCTGATCCGCGAGAACAAGATCTTCCGCATCACGTCCAGCATCCAGACCGGCGCCAAGCACGGCATGAAGCTGCTGGACGACCACATCTTCAAGCTCTGGGCGGACGGCGTGGTCTCGCAGGAGAACGCCATCGCCAAGTGCAACTCGCCGGACGAACTGCTCAAGCGGATGGCCTCCGCCGAGCGGGGCATGTTCGACGACCCCGACGCCGAGCCCGAACAAGACTAG